The following proteins come from a genomic window of Microtus ochrogaster isolate Prairie Vole_2 chromosome 7, MicOch1.0, whole genome shotgun sequence:
- the Noxo1 gene encoding NADPH oxidase organizer 1, with translation MAGPRHPVSAHAVALVQMERLQTFVFSVRWSDDSDSSVRRSWDEFRQLQKSLKKIFPVEAGLLRRSDRVLPKLPDAPLLTRRGHTGRGLARLRLLKTYVQALLATSEHVLRSSTLSDFFAPRPLDLEPMLPPGSLVILPTPEEPLSQPASSLTIHSLEAQSMRCLQPFYTHDTRDRPFHTQAQEILDVLLRHPSGWWLVENKDQQTAWFPAPYLEEGALGQDQESALALQCRGMQFCATQAYEGSRTDELSVPAGARVHVLEPSDRGWWLCRYNGQEGLFPAVLLQPEELGSLLGRPGLPDGREDKVAADRPVPPVVPTRPCVSAIQSRCCTITRRALGQDQRTLGSL, from the exons ATGGCAGGTCCACGACACCCGGTATCAGCGCATGCGGTAGCCCTGGTACAGATGGAGCGACTCCAG ACATTTGTCTTCTCCGTGCGCTGGTCAGACGACAGTGACTCGTCTGTTCGCAGGAGCTGGGATGAGTTCAGGCAGCTCCAG AAGAGCCTTAAGAAAATCTTCCCGGTGGAGGCGGGCCTGCTCCGGAGATCTGACCGCGTTCTTCCCAAGCTTCCTG ACGCTCCACTGCTGACGCGCCGGGGGCATACTGGCCGAGGCCTGGCGCGGTTGCGGCTGCTGAAGACCTACGTACAGGCACTGCTGGCAACCTCCGAGCACGTATTGAGAAGCTCGACGCTCAGTGACTTCTTCGCACCCAGACCTCTGGATCTGGAGCCTATGCTGCCTCCGGGCAG CCTGGTGATCCTGCCCACACCAGAGGAGCCATTATCTCAACCCGCAAGCAGCCTTACCATTCATAGCCTGGAGGCTCAGAGCATGCGCTGTTTACAGCCATTCTACACCCATGACACAAGAGACAGGCCTTTTCACACACAGGCTCAAGAAATTCTGGATGTATTACTTCGACATCCATCAG GCTGGTGGCTGGTGGAGAATAAGGATCAGCAGACGGCCTGGTTTCCAGCTCCCTACCTGGAGGAGGGAGCCCTAGGCCAGGACCAGGAATCAGCCCTGGCTTTGCAATGCAGAG GGATGCAGTTCTGTGCTACTCAGGCCTATGAGGGCAGTCGTACTGATGAGCTATCAGTGCCTGCAGGGGCACGCGTGCATGTGCTGGAACCCTCAGACCGCGGCTGGTGGCTGTGCAG GTACAATGGCCAGGAAGGTCTGTTTCCTGCGGTGCTGCTGCAGCCTGAAGAGCTGGGTTCTCTCCTGGGCAGGCCAGGGCTCCCAGATGGCAGGGAAGACAAGGTGGCTGCAGACAGGCCTGTTCCCCCTGTAGTACCAACTCGCCCCTGTGTGAGTGCCATTCAAAGTCGATGCTGCACCATCACCCGCAGGGCACTGGGACAGGACCAAAGGACCCTGGGTTCCCTTTGA